AATCGCCTTTCTACGGGCGATGCCCAGCCGGATGACCTGCTGCCCCTGGTCAAGGTGATCGGGCAGCAGTGCACCGCTGCAGGATTCAGGAGCTTGTGCTTGCGCAGCCGGTCCGGGATGGCGTGGATGATGCCTGATCGGAGCCGGATCTGCGGGCCATCCGTCCGCGCTTTGGGGCGGGTTGGACTGGGGTGTATCGCTGAAAGCTACTCCAATGCCCATCGATTTCACTCGTGACCGTTTCGTCGTGACCGGCGGGGCCGGATTCCTCGGCTCCTTTCTCTGCCAGAAGCTTCGCGCCCGCGGCGTGACCCCCGACCGGCTCTTCGTCCCGCTCATCGAAGACTACGACCTCACCCGCGAGGCGGATGTCGAGCGGCTATACGCGACGGCCCGGCCCGATGTGGTCATTCACCTCGCCGCCCAGGTCGGCGGCATCGGGGCCAACCGGGCCAACCCCGGCCGGTACTTCTACGCCAACATGGCCATGGGCCTGCATCTCATCGAGCACGCCCGCCGGAATGGCACCAAAAAATTCGTCCAGGTGGGCACCATCTGCGCGTACCCCAAGTTCACTCCCCTGCCCTTCCGCGAGGAGGAGCTCTGGAACGGCTATCCCGAGGAGACCAACGCGCCCTATGGCGTGGCGAAGAAGGCCCTCCTGGTCATGTGTCAGGCCTACCGCCAGCAGTATGGACTCAACGCGGTCTACCTCCTGCCGGTCAATCTCTACGGCCCGCGCGACAACTTCGACCTCGAAACCTCGCACGTCATCCCGGCCCTGATTCGCAAGTGCATCGAGGCTCGCGACGCCGGGGACGATCGAGTGGTCTGCTGGGGCGACGGCTCGCCCACCCGCGAGTTCCTTTACGTCGAGGACGCGGCCGAGGGGCTGGTCCTGGCGACAGAGCGGTACGACCAGCCGGGCCCGGTCAACCTCGGCTCTGGCCGGGAGATCAGCATCTGCAATCTCACCGAGCTGGTCGCCCGGCTGACGCGGTTCACGGGCCGGATCGAGTGGGATACCACTCAGCCCAACGGCCAGCCGCGGCGCTGTCTGGACACCACCCGCGCCCGCGAGCGCTTCGGCTTCACCGCCGGCACGGACTTTGAGGAAGGTCTTCGAAAGACAATTGGGTGGTACGAGCAGCATCGCCAGGCTGCCCGCTGAGAGCTGATCGCTGAAAACTCATTGAGAGGAAGCAATTCATGTCGCGCAAAGCACTCATCACCGGCATCACCGGCCAGGACGGCAGCTATCTCGCCGAATTCCTGCTGGCCAAAGGCTACGAGGTCCACGGCATCATCCGCCGCTCCAGCTCGTTCAACACGGAGCGCATCGACCATCTCTACAAAGATCCCCACGAGCACGATGCCCGCCTGTTCCTGCACTTTGGCGACCTGACCGACGGCACCGGCGTGCGCGAAGTGCTCACCCGCGTGCAGCCCGATGAAGTCTATAACCTGGGCGCCCAGTCGCACGTCCGCGTGAGCTTCGACCAGCCCGTCTACACCACCCAGGTGGTGGCCGTGGGGACGATGCGGCTGCTGGAAGCCATCCGTGACACCGGCGTGGCCTGCCGGTTCTATCAGGCCTCCTCCAGCGAAATGTACGGCAAGGTGGTCGAGGCGCCCCAGACCGAAAAGACGCCCTTTTACCCACGAAGCCCCTACGCCTGCGCGAAGCTCTGCGGCTATTGGCAGACGGTCAACTACCGCGAGAGCTACGGCATGTTCGCCTGCAACGGGATCCTGTTCAACCACGAGTCCCCGCGCCGCGGCGAGACCTTCGTGACCCGCAAGATCACTCGCGCCGCCACCCGCATCGCCGAGGGGCTCCAGAAGAAGCTCTACCTGGGCAACCTCGACGCCAAGCGCGACTGGGGGTTTGCCGGCGATTACGTGGAAGCCATGTGGCTCATGCTCCAGCAGGACAAGGCGGATGATTATGTGATCGCGACCGGCGAGACCCACTCCGTGCGCGAGTTCCTCGAACTGGTCTTCCAGCGCGTGGGCCTGGATTGGAAGCAATACGTCGAATGCGACCCGCGTTACCTGCGCCCGGCCGAAGTGGACCTGCTCTTGGGCGACTCGGCCAAGGCGCGTCGCGTTCTTGGCTGGAAACCGAAGGTGAGCTTCGCCGGCCTGGTGGAAATGATGGTTGACGCCGACTGGGAGCTGGCCCGCCGGGAGTGCGTCCTGGCCGACCACGGCATGCTCAAGGAGAATCGACCCGCACG
Above is a window of Phycisphaerae bacterium DNA encoding:
- a CDS encoding GDP-L-fucose synthase, translated to MPIDFTRDRFVVTGGAGFLGSFLCQKLRARGVTPDRLFVPLIEDYDLTREADVERLYATARPDVVIHLAAQVGGIGANRANPGRYFYANMAMGLHLIEHARRNGTKKFVQVGTICAYPKFTPLPFREEELWNGYPEETNAPYGVAKKALLVMCQAYRQQYGLNAVYLLPVNLYGPRDNFDLETSHVIPALIRKCIEARDAGDDRVVCWGDGSPTREFLYVEDAAEGLVLATERYDQPGPVNLGSGREISICNLTELVARLTRFTGRIEWDTTQPNGQPRRCLDTTRARERFGFTAGTDFEEGLRKTIGWYEQHRQAAR
- the gmd gene encoding GDP-mannose 4,6-dehydratase; its protein translation is MSRKALITGITGQDGSYLAEFLLAKGYEVHGIIRRSSSFNTERIDHLYKDPHEHDARLFLHFGDLTDGTGVREVLTRVQPDEVYNLGAQSHVRVSFDQPVYTTQVVAVGTMRLLEAIRDTGVACRFYQASSSEMYGKVVEAPQTEKTPFYPRSPYACAKLCGYWQTVNYRESYGMFACNGILFNHESPRRGETFVTRKITRAATRIAEGLQKKLYLGNLDAKRDWGFAGDYVEAMWLMLQQDKADDYVIATGETHSVREFLELVFQRVGLDWKQYVECDPRYLRPAEVDLLLGDSAKARRVLGWKPKVSFAGLVEMMVDADWELARRECVLADHGMLKENRPARG